The proteins below are encoded in one region of Macrococcus armenti:
- a CDS encoding GNAT family N-acetyltransferase encodes MLSFKDTHNSADILEENARYIHYHTPSQLIKYYANYFEYKEMPTLELFKEDLSYQREFHMKHRQQHLLFIFPDNEVIPESIVTYAKSHGCNLELMELYELKHPKQLRRNDEVVCEVVSQDGPIFDDFLKVCATGEVGYGEDFVKLKEETHRRDLLNSKILQIVAYIDNTPAGKIEAIMEEETVEIDDFYVIEAYRRRGIGSRLQEAVYNFAHGKQVFLIADGNDTARDMYQRQGYEKIAERYELLLAPHSND; translated from the coding sequence ATGCTGTCATTTAAAGATACACATAATAGTGCGGACATATTAGAAGAAAACGCACGTTATATTCACTACCATACGCCGAGTCAACTGATTAAGTATTACGCAAACTACTTTGAATATAAGGAGATGCCGACGCTGGAATTATTTAAAGAAGATCTATCGTATCAGCGTGAATTTCATATGAAACATCGTCAACAGCATCTCTTATTTATCTTCCCTGATAATGAAGTTATTCCGGAGTCGATTGTCACTTATGCGAAATCACATGGTTGTAACTTAGAGTTGATGGAATTGTATGAATTAAAGCATCCAAAGCAGTTAAGACGTAACGATGAGGTCGTTTGCGAGGTGGTATCACAAGACGGACCGATATTTGATGACTTCCTAAAGGTCTGTGCTACAGGAGAAGTTGGGTACGGAGAAGACTTTGTAAAGTTAAAAGAAGAGACGCATAGACGTGATTTATTAAACAGCAAGATTCTGCAGATTGTCGCATACATAGACAATACACCAGCTGGTAAGATAGAAGCGATAATGGAAGAAGAAACTGTAGAAATCGATGACTTTTATGTGATTGAAGCGTATCGTAGACGTGGTATCGGGAGTCGTCTGCAAGAAGCGGTGTATAATTTTGCACACGGCAAGCAGGTGTTCCTCATTGCAGATGGAAATGATACAGCACGAGATATGTATCAGCGACAAGGTTATGAAAAGATAGCTGAGCGTTATGAACTGTTGCTGGCGCCGCATTCAAATGACTGA
- a CDS encoding MOSC domain-containing protein, with translation MSAINRDRVDGGFVDILGFNGDEVADKKHHGGVDKAVFCYPYAHYELWRNELNIDIDAGGFGENLCVTDMDESTVCLGDVYEIGSARLQVTQPRKPCWKPARKYGELELSRITEENGRTGWYFKVLVPGDINEGEEIRLVERLHNAWSIARCNDVMHRSTDMIEVKEMSELPELAETWKVSLQKKIAGHIEDSSRRIYGPNV, from the coding sequence GTGTCTGCAATTAATCGTGATCGTGTTGATGGTGGTTTTGTTGATATATTAGGTTTTAATGGTGACGAAGTTGCAGATAAAAAACATCATGGTGGTGTGGATAAGGCGGTGTTCTGTTATCCTTATGCGCATTATGAACTATGGCGTAATGAACTGAATATCGATATCGATGCAGGAGGATTCGGTGAGAACTTGTGTGTGACAGATATGGATGAGTCTACTGTCTGTCTCGGCGATGTGTATGAAATTGGTAGTGCGAGACTGCAAGTGACACAACCGCGTAAGCCGTGCTGGAAGCCTGCGCGTAAGTATGGTGAACTGGAGTTATCTCGCATTACGGAAGAGAACGGTCGTACGGGCTGGTACTTCAAAGTGTTAGTGCCTGGTGATATTAATGAAGGTGAAGAGATTCGTCTAGTCGAGCGATTGCATAATGCGTGGTCGATTGCGCGTTGTAACGATGTAATGCATCGAAGTACGGATATGATCGAAGTAAAGGAGATGTCTGAACTCCCTGAACTTGCTGAAACGTGGAAAGTATCATTGCAGAAGAAAATAGCAGGTCATATTGAAGATAGTTCACGAAGAATCTATGGACCGAATGTGTAG
- a CDS encoding GIY-YIG nuclease family protein, with protein sequence MIKRGKNINLYLIDGEVKGRLKCTLANWTGLIFKIPRTRLDITRDRVELKQSGIYFLFGSEEDSDKDNVYIGQAGIRANGEGLLYRINEHNKDATKDYWTEAVAVTTSNNSFGPTEISYLEHRIVQLAKDANRYEVKNGNNPNIGNVTEEKQSELEDFLDSAKIVMGAMGYKIFEKVVDEDDKTDNELIFTYKVKNLIAKGKRTSEGFVLLKGSSLSREISKSVSVKVKTLREKNKDDINGNFITINDILFKSPSAAASFVSGNSVSGTLAWKTMNGDTLGDIINKE encoded by the coding sequence ATGATAAAGAGAGGTAAGAATATAAATTTATATTTAATTGATGGTGAAGTGAAAGGTAGACTAAAATGTACTTTAGCTAATTGGACCGGTTTAATATTTAAGATACCTAGAACTCGTCTGGATATTACTAGAGATCGTGTAGAATTAAAACAGTCTGGAATTTATTTTTTATTTGGTTCTGAAGAGGATAGTGATAAAGATAATGTCTACATTGGTCAAGCGGGTATTCGTGCAAATGGAGAAGGCTTGTTGTATCGAATTAATGAGCATAATAAAGATGCGACGAAAGATTATTGGACTGAAGCAGTTGCAGTGACAACTTCAAATAATTCATTTGGTCCAACAGAAATAAGTTATTTAGAGCACAGGATTGTCCAATTGGCAAAAGATGCAAATCGATACGAAGTTAAGAATGGAAATAATCCTAATATAGGTAATGTTACGGAAGAAAAACAATCTGAATTGGAGGATTTTCTTGATAGTGCGAAAATAGTCATGGGGGCTATGGGATATAAAATTTTTGAAAAAGTAGTTGATGAAGATGACAAAACAGATAACGAGTTAATATTTACTTATAAAGTGAAAAACTTAATTGCTAAGGGAAAGCGTACATCTGAAGGGTTTGTTTTACTTAAGGGCAGCTCATTATCAAGAGAAATCAGCAAATCAGTTAGTGTTAAGGTAAAGACTTTGAGAGAAAAAAATAAAGATGATATAAATGGAAATTTTATTACCATAAATGATATTTTATTTAAAAGTCCTTCTGCTGCAGCAAGTTTTGTCAGTGGTAATAGTGTCAGTGGAACATTAGCATGGAAAACTATGAATGGTGACACTTTGGGTGATATAATTAATAAAGAATAA
- a CDS encoding restriction endonuclease subunit S: MKYTWEQRELGEVVENIGTGKSKFIINNYDTENIYPILGSTGVIGFDNQYDYEGEFVLTARVGANAGNLYKYKGSVKISDNTVFIQNNRNNFIYFLLSYFNLKKLSFGTGQPLIKASELKKLKLYLPNDQEQEKIETILLNLDDTITLHQRESKLNFEEVII; this comes from the coding sequence ATTAAATACACTTGGGAACAGCGAGAGTTGGGAGAAGTAGTTGAAAATATAGGAACAGGAAAAAGTAAATTCATAATAAATAATTATGACACAGAAAATATATATCCCATACTTGGTTCTACTGGTGTGATTGGTTTCGATAATCAATATGATTATGAAGGAGAATTTGTATTAACAGCTCGAGTTGGTGCTAATGCTGGAAATTTATATAAATATAAGGGTTCCGTGAAAATATCAGATAATACTGTATTTATCCAAAATAATAGAAATAATTTTATTTATTTTTTATTAAGTTATTTTAATTTGAAAAAATTATCATTCGGCACTGGCCAGCCGCTTATAAAAGCTAGTGAATTAAAAAAATTAAAGCTTTATCTACCAAATGATCAAGAACAAGAAAAAATTGAAACAATATTATTAAACTTAGATGATACAATCACCCTTCATCAGCGTGAATCGAAATTAAATTTCGAGGAGGTCATAATATGA
- a CDS encoding site-specific integrase, translated as MTVSQGSDELFHRYYKRWITVYKEGAIRSVTMNKYLMTHQWVIKLAPNVRLKDLNRITYQQLLNDYAVEHERQTTMDFHHQLKGAILDAVDEGLINRDPTRKAIIKGKPPRDKKPKYLNQFELHTMLSSLKLSNEVNWHWFILLVAKTGIRFSEALALTPKDFDFPHQMLVINKTWDYKGNGGFLPTKNQSSVRKVQLDWQTVIQFSQLIKNFPENDPIFIKRNQKIYNSTINGILERVCIEAKVPVISIHGLRHTHASLLLFAGVSIASVARRLGHASMTTTQKTYLHVIQELENQDVDIIMRSLSGLS; from the coding sequence ATGACTGTTTCACAAGGTAGTGATGAACTTTTTCACCGTTACTATAAGCGTTGGATAACAGTTTATAAAGAAGGAGCTATTAGAAGTGTTACGATGAATAAATATTTAATGACGCATCAATGGGTGATTAAACTTGCACCTAATGTGAGATTAAAGGATTTAAATCGTATCACATATCAACAATTATTGAATGATTATGCAGTAGAACATGAGCGTCAAACGACGATGGATTTTCATCATCAGCTTAAAGGAGCTATTCTTGATGCAGTTGATGAAGGTCTTATTAATCGTGATCCAACTCGTAAAGCTATTATCAAAGGGAAACCACCGCGTGACAAAAAACCTAAGTATTTGAACCAATTTGAGCTTCATACTATGCTTTCATCACTTAAATTATCAAATGAAGTGAATTGGCATTGGTTTATACTATTGGTTGCAAAGACAGGAATAAGATTTTCTGAAGCACTAGCGTTAACACCAAAAGATTTTGATTTTCCCCATCAAATGCTTGTTATCAATAAAACATGGGATTATAAAGGGAATGGAGGATTCCTTCCAACGAAAAACCAATCGTCTGTTCGCAAAGTTCAATTAGATTGGCAGACGGTTATTCAATTCTCTCAATTAATAAAAAATTTCCCAGAAAATGATCCTATTTTTATTAAAAGAAACCAGAAAATTTACAACTCTACGATTAACGGGATTTTAGAACGTGTGTGTATTGAAGCTAAAGTTCCTGTTATTTCGATTCATGGTTTACGTCATACACATGCTTCATTATTACTATTTGCAGGTGTATCCATTGCGAGTGTAGCAAGACGCTTAGGTCATGCTAGTATGACCACAACACAAAAAACTTATCTACATGTCATTCAAGAACTTGAAAATCAAGATGTTGATATTATTATGCGTTCGTTATCTGGATTAAGTTAG